Proteins encoded together in one Chryseobacterium taklimakanense window:
- the rpmD gene encoding 50S ribosomal protein L30 — MATIKVKQVRSAIGRTKTQKKTLEALGLKKLHQVVEHEATPAVLGMVAAVRHLVEVQEN, encoded by the coding sequence ATGGCAACAATTAAAGTAAAACAGGTAAGAAGTGCTATTGGGAGAACTAAAACCCAGAAGAAAACTCTTGAAGCTTTAGGTTTAAAGAAATTGCACCAAGTAGTAGAGCACGAAGCTACTCCCGCTGTGTTGGGAATGGTAGCAGCAGTAAGACACTTAGTAGAAGTTCAGGAAAACTAA
- the rplO gene encoding 50S ribosomal protein L15: MKLNNIQPAVGSTHNSKRIGRGQGSGKGGTSTKGHKGQKSRSGYSQKIGFEGGQMPLQRRLPKFGFNNINRKEFRGINLDTIQNLIDTKGISGDITKEVLVENGLASKNDIVKIMGRGELKSGVSITADKFTKSAEELISKAGGKAITL, translated from the coding sequence ATGAAGTTAAACAATATACAGCCAGCTGTAGGTTCTACTCACAATTCCAAGAGAATTGGAAGAGGACAGGGAAGCGGTAAAGGCGGTACTTCCACAAAAGGGCACAAAGGTCAGAAATCCAGATCCGGTTACTCTCAGAAAATCGGTTTCGAGGGTGGACAGATGCCTTTACAAAGAAGATTGCCTAAATTCGGTTTCAACAACATCAACAGAAAAGAATTTAGAGGAATCAATTTAGATACCATCCAAAACCTAATCGATACCAAAGGAATTTCAGGTGACATCACTAAAGAAGTTTTGGTAGAAAACGGTTTGGCATCTAAAAACGATATCGTGAAAATTATGGGTAGAGGCGAATTGAAATCTGGTGTTTCAATCACTGCTGATAAATTCACGAAATCTGCAGAGGAACTTATTTCTAAAGCAGGAGGTAAAGCAATTACTCTTTAA
- the secY gene encoding preprotein translocase subunit SecY, with the protein MKEFIQTIKNIWSLKELREKILFTLGIILVYRFASYISLPAINMAEVGNLLEIYQNQGGSKQGAGLLGLLSSFTGGAFSRASIMALGIMPYISASIIVQLMGMAIPYLQKLQKDGESGRNTLNQITRWLTIAVCLVQAPSYLTSITQMFLPYGQFQSAYYVEPSSIMFWLPSIVILVAGSVFAMWLGEKITDKGIGNGISILIMVGILADLPTAFVHEVTTQTGKGGAGTIMVLVEVLFWMLVVLLGILLSVAVRKIPIQYVSRAQARGGVNRNLMQGARQWIPLKVNAAGVMPIIFAQALMFVPGLLTKVDESNTFLAGFKNVFSWQYNVLFAILIIVFTFFYTAITIPVNQMADDLKRNGGLIPKVRPGKETADYLDDILSKITLPGSIFLAIFAVLPALVYGTLVQTDRFALFFGGTSLLIMVGVILDTVQQINTYLLNHHYDGLMQSKLSRTSNF; encoded by the coding sequence ATGAAAGAATTTATACAAACAATTAAAAACATTTGGAGTCTTAAGGAATTGAGGGAGAAAATCCTTTTTACCCTGGGGATTATCCTGGTGTATAGATTCGCATCTTATATTTCCCTACCCGCCATCAACATGGCAGAGGTAGGGAACCTTTTGGAAATTTACCAAAATCAGGGGGGCAGCAAACAGGGAGCAGGACTTCTTGGTTTGCTTTCTTCTTTTACAGGTGGTGCTTTCAGCCGTGCGTCGATCATGGCGTTGGGTATCATGCCTTACATCTCTGCTTCTATCATCGTGCAGCTGATGGGTATGGCAATCCCGTATCTGCAGAAACTGCAGAAAGACGGTGAAAGCGGAAGAAATACCCTGAACCAGATTACCAGATGGCTTACCATCGCGGTGTGTTTGGTGCAGGCACCTTCATACCTTACCTCCATCACCCAGATGTTCCTGCCTTACGGCCAGTTTCAGTCTGCATACTATGTAGAGCCGAGTTCAATTATGTTCTGGCTTCCGAGTATTGTGATCTTGGTTGCAGGTTCTGTATTTGCAATGTGGCTGGGTGAGAAAATTACAGATAAAGGTATTGGCAACGGTATCTCAATCCTGATTATGGTGGGTATCCTTGCGGACCTCCCTACAGCTTTTGTACACGAAGTTACTACGCAAACAGGTAAAGGCGGCGCGGGAACCATCATGGTTTTGGTTGAAGTTTTATTCTGGATGCTTGTGGTATTGTTGGGTATACTGCTTTCTGTCGCGGTGCGAAAAATCCCGATTCAGTACGTGAGCAGAGCACAGGCAAGAGGTGGTGTAAACAGAAACCTTATGCAGGGTGCAAGACAGTGGATCCCGCTGAAGGTGAATGCTGCAGGTGTTATGCCGATTATCTTCGCGCAGGCACTGATGTTCGTACCAGGTCTATTGACGAAAGTAGATGAGTCCAATACATTTTTGGCAGGTTTCAAGAATGTATTCAGCTGGCAGTACAATGTGCTGTTTGCGATATTGATTATTGTATTTACATTCTTCTATACTGCAATTACAATTCCGGTAAATCAGATGGCAGACGACCTGAAAAGGAACGGCGGTTTGATCCCGAAAGTAAGACCAGGTAAGGAAACGGCTGATTATCTGGATGATATACTGTCTAAAATAACTTTGCCGGGTTCAATATTTTTAGCTATCTTTGCAGTCCTTCCGGCACTTGTATACGGAACTCTGGTTCAGACTGATAGGTTTGCGCTGTTTTTCGGGGGTACCTCACTGTTGATTATGGTGGGCGTAATTCTTGATACCGTACAGCAGATCAATACTTATCTTCTGAATCATCATTATGATGGATTGATGCAGTCTAAATTATCTAGAACATCAAACTTTTAA
- the infA gene encoding translation initiation factor IF-1 → MAKQKHIEQDGVIVEALSNAMFRVELENGHVLIAHISGKMRMHYIKLLPGDKVRLEMSPYDLTKGRITFRY, encoded by the coding sequence ATGGCTAAACAGAAACATATTGAACAGGATGGCGTGATCGTGGAAGCACTTTCAAACGCCATGTTCCGTGTAGAACTGGAAAACGGGCACGTACTGATCGCCCATATTTCAGGTAAAATGAGAATGCATTACATTAAGCTCTTACCAGGAGATAAAGTAAGGCTTGAAATGTCTCCCTATGATTTAACCAAAGGGAGAATCACTTTTAGATACTAA
- the rpmJ gene encoding 50S ribosomal protein L36, producing MKVRASIKKRSADCKIVRRKGVLFVINKKNPKFKQRQG from the coding sequence ATGAAAGTTAGAGCATCTATTAAAAAAAGAAGTGCTGATTGCAAAATCGTTCGTCGTAAAGGCGTTCTCTTTGTAATCAACAAGAAAAACCCAAAATTTAAACAAAGACAAGGCTAA
- the rpsM gene encoding 30S ribosomal protein S13 produces MARISGIDLPKNKRGVIGLTYIYGVGRSTASQILKAAGISEDKKVNEWNDDELAAIRNYITENIKVEGELRSEVQLNIKRLMDIGCQRGIRHRLGLPLRGQRTKNNSRTRKGRRKTVANKKKASK; encoded by the coding sequence ATGGCGAGAATTTCAGGTATTGATTTACCAAAAAACAAAAGAGGCGTTATCGGTTTAACTTACATCTACGGAGTTGGAAGAAGCACAGCTTCCCAAATCCTGAAAGCTGCCGGTATCAGCGAAGACAAGAAAGTCAACGAATGGAATGACGATGAATTGGCTGCTATCAGAAACTACATCACTGAAAACATCAAAGTTGAAGGTGAATTGCGTTCAGAGGTTCAATTGAACATCAAACGTCTGATGGACATAGGATGCCAACGAGGAATACGTCACAGACTGGGATTACCTTTAAGAGGCCAAAGAACTAAAAACAATTCTAGAACCCGTAAAGGAAGAAGAAAAACTGTTGCTAATAAAAAGAAAGCAAGTAAATAA
- the rpsK gene encoding 30S ribosomal protein S11, whose amino-acid sequence MAKQTKVVKKRKVKVEAIGEAHIQASFNNIIISLTNKNGEVISWSSAGKMGFRGSKKNTPFAAQMAAENCSAVAHEAGLRRVKVFVKGPGQGRESAIRSIHNSGIEVSEIVDVTPMPHNGCRPPKRRRV is encoded by the coding sequence ATGGCAAAACAAACTAAAGTAGTTAAAAAAAGAAAAGTAAAAGTGGAAGCGATTGGTGAAGCACACATCCAGGCGTCTTTCAACAATATTATTATTTCTTTGACAAATAAAAACGGAGAAGTTATCTCTTGGTCATCTGCCGGTAAAATGGGATTCAGAGGATCTAAAAAGAATACTCCATTCGCAGCACAGATGGCTGCGGAAAATTGCTCTGCTGTAGCTCACGAAGCGGGCCTTAGAAGAGTAAAGGTGTTTGTAAAAGGACCTGGCCAGGGTAGAGAATCTGCCATCAGATCCATCCACAACTCAGGAATCGAAGTTAGTGAAATCGTTGACGTGACTCCAATGCCGCACAACGGATGTAGACCACCAAAAAGAAGAAGAGTATAA
- the rpsD gene encoding 30S ribosomal protein S4, with the protein MARYIGPKTKIARKFGAAIYGDDKNFERRKNQPPGQHGPNKRRGAKKSEYANQLAEKQKAKYTYGILERQFANLYEKASRASGVTGEILLQLCESRLDNVVYRAGFAKTRAGARQLVSHRHITVNGELVNIPSYLLKAGDVIAIREKSKSLEVIADSLASKSTYEWLQYNDEKKECTFVAVPERIQIPEDIKEQFIVELYNK; encoded by the coding sequence ATGGCAAGATATATTGGACCTAAAACAAAGATTGCACGTAAATTTGGTGCGGCAATCTACGGAGACGACAAGAACTTCGAGAGAAGAAAAAACCAACCACCGGGACAGCACGGGCCGAACAAAAGAAGAGGTGCTAAAAAATCAGAGTACGCAAACCAGCTTGCTGAAAAGCAAAAAGCTAAATATACCTACGGTATCCTGGAAAGACAGTTTGCTAACCTATACGAAAAAGCTTCCAGAGCTTCTGGCGTAACCGGTGAAATCCTATTGCAGCTTTGCGAATCAAGACTTGACAATGTCGTATACAGAGCGGGTTTTGCTAAAACAAGAGCTGGTGCAAGACAATTGGTTTCTCACAGACATATCACTGTGAACGGGGAACTGGTAAATATCCCATCTTATTTACTGAAAGCTGGTGACGTAATCGCGATCAGAGAGAAATCAAAATCTCTTGAAGTTATTGCTGATTCATTAGCTTCAAAATCAACCTACGAATGGCTGCAGTATAACGACGAGAAGAAGGAGTGTACATTTGTAGCGGTTCCTGAACGAATTCAGATCCCTGAAGACATCAAGGAACAATTCATCGTAGAGTTATACAATAAATAA
- a CDS encoding DNA-directed RNA polymerase subunit alpha, which produces MAILQFIKPDKVILLNSDDFKGQFEFRPLEPGFGLTIGNALRRVLLSSLEGYAISSIKIEGVEHEFSTIPGVIEDVTEIILNLKQLRLKAKSENQANEQVVAKVSGQNQVTAADLGKSMNGFEVLNGDLVIANITKDVNFEITFNIEKGRGYVPSEQNKSNNAPLGTIAIDSIFTPIKKVQYSIENYRVEQKTDYEKLILDIETDGSITPQNALTEASKILIYHFMLFSDERITLETEAVKASIQYDEETLHTRQLLKSKLADMDLSVRALNCLKAAEVETLGELVSYSKSDLMKFRNFGKKSLTELEELVHSKGLNFGFDVAKYKLDADK; this is translated from the coding sequence ATGGCAATTTTACAATTCATAAAACCCGATAAAGTAATTCTTTTAAATTCTGATGATTTTAAAGGTCAGTTCGAATTCAGACCATTAGAGCCAGGTTTTGGGCTTACTATCGGTAATGCTTTGAGAAGAGTACTACTTTCTTCTCTTGAAGGATATGCTATTTCATCTATCAAAATTGAAGGTGTAGAGCACGAGTTTTCTACAATTCCGGGCGTGATCGAAGATGTAACCGAGATCATCCTGAACTTGAAACAACTTCGTCTTAAAGCTAAATCTGAAAACCAGGCCAACGAACAGGTTGTTGCTAAAGTTTCAGGGCAAAATCAGGTAACTGCTGCTGACCTTGGGAAATCTATGAACGGTTTCGAGGTGTTGAACGGCGACCTTGTAATTGCCAATATCACCAAAGACGTAAACTTCGAGATTACTTTCAATATTGAGAAAGGTAGAGGTTATGTTCCTTCCGAACAGAACAAATCAAACAATGCTCCACTTGGAACCATTGCCATTGATTCCATCTTTACGCCGATCAAAAAAGTACAGTATTCTATTGAAAACTACCGTGTAGAGCAAAAAACAGACTACGAGAAATTAATACTGGATATCGAAACTGACGGGTCAATCACTCCACAGAACGCTCTTACTGAGGCTTCAAAGATTTTGATCTATCATTTCATGCTTTTCTCTGACGAAAGAATCACTCTGGAGACAGAAGCCGTAAAGGCATCCATTCAGTACGATGAGGAAACTTTACACACAAGACAGCTTCTGAAGTCTAAACTTGCAGATATGGACCTTTCCGTAAGAGCCCTGAACTGTTTGAAGGCTGCTGAAGTGGAAACTCTTGGCGAACTGGTTTCTTACAGCAAGTCTGACTTGATGAAGTTCAGAAATTTCGGTAAGAAATCTTTAACAGAATTAGAAGAATTAGTGCATTCAAAAGGTCTGAACTTCGGTTTCGACGTTGCGAAATATAAATTAGATGCTGATAAATAA
- the rplQ gene encoding 50S ribosomal protein L17: MRHGKKINHLGRTAPHRKAMLSNMACSLIEHKRINTTVAKAKALRVYVEPLLTKAKEDTTHNRRTVFSYLQSKEAVTELFRTVAPKIAERNGGYTRIIKTGFRPGDAADMAMIELVDFNELYNPNAEEKKATRRSRRSTAAKKETVAATPAKEEAKAEEPVAEAPEAPAANAAEEKTEE; the protein is encoded by the coding sequence ATGAGACACGGTAAAAAAATAAATCACCTGGGAAGAACTGCGCCACACAGAAAGGCTATGCTTTCCAATATGGCTTGTTCTCTTATTGAGCATAAAAGAATCAACACCACTGTAGCTAAAGCGAAAGCTTTGAGAGTATATGTTGAGCCACTTTTAACAAAAGCAAAAGAAGACACCACTCACAATAGAAGAACAGTTTTCTCTTATCTGCAAAGTAAAGAAGCTGTAACTGAACTTTTCAGAACTGTAGCACCAAAAATCGCTGAAAGAAACGGCGGTTATACAAGAATCATCAAAACTGGTTTCAGACCTGGTGATGCTGCAGATATGGCTATGATTGAGCTGGTAGATTTCAACGAGCTTTACAATCCAAATGCTGAAGAGAAAAAAGCTACAAGAAGAAGCAGAAGATCTACTGCTGCTAAGAAAGAAACTGTAGCTGCAACGCCTGCAAAAGAAGAAGCAAAAGCTGAAGAGCCGGTAGCAGAAGCTCCGGAAGCTCCAGCAGCAAACGCTGCTGAAGAAAAAACTGAAGAATAA
- the eno gene encoding phosphopyruvate hydratase — protein sequence MSYISYIEARQILDSRGNPTVEVDVFTESGAMGRAAVPSGASTGEHEAVELRDGGSDYMGKGVLKAVENVREVIAPELVGLPVFDQNLIDQIMIDLDGTNNKGNLGANAILGVSLATAKAAATELRMPLYKYVGGVNANTLPVPMMNVINGGSHSDAPIAFQEFMIMPVKADSFSHALRKGTEIFHNLKKILHDRGLSTAVGDEGGFAPTFAGTEDALDTLLQAVEKAGYKPGDDVMFALDCASSEFYKDGVYDYRKFQTPDSAQFSSAEQASYLEELVNKYPIISIEDGMQENDWDGWKLLTEKIGDRVQLVGDDLFVTNVERLSKGIHEGIANSILVKVNQIGSLSETMAAVQMAQHNKYTSVMSHRSGETEDSTIADLAVAMNCGQIKTGSASRSDRMAKYNQLIRIEEALGETAIFPGLDAFKVKR from the coding sequence ATGAGTTACATTTCGTACATCGAGGCAAGACAGATTTTAGACTCCAGAGGTAATCCTACTGTAGAAGTTGACGTTTTCACAGAGAGTGGTGCCATGGGCCGCGCTGCCGTTCCTTCGGGAGCATCCACCGGCGAGCACGAAGCTGTGGAACTGCGCGACGGCGGTTCTGATTATATGGGGAAAGGCGTGCTGAAAGCTGTAGAAAACGTACGTGAAGTAATCGCTCCGGAATTGGTTGGTTTACCGGTTTTTGACCAAAACCTGATTGATCAGATTATGATTGATCTGGATGGCACTAATAACAAAGGAAACCTCGGGGCAAACGCAATTTTGGGGGTTTCTCTGGCGACGGCAAAAGCTGCAGCAACTGAACTCAGAATGCCGCTTTACAAATATGTTGGCGGTGTGAATGCGAATACACTTCCTGTACCGATGATGAATGTGATCAACGGAGGTTCACACTCGGATGCGCCGATCGCTTTCCAGGAATTTATGATTATGCCGGTGAAAGCAGATTCGTTCTCACACGCGCTTAGAAAAGGTACTGAAATCTTCCATAACCTGAAAAAAATCCTTCACGACCGAGGACTTTCTACTGCGGTAGGTGATGAAGGTGGTTTTGCGCCCACATTTGCGGGAACGGAGGACGCTTTGGATACTTTGCTTCAGGCGGTTGAAAAAGCGGGCTACAAACCTGGTGATGATGTGATGTTCGCTTTAGACTGTGCATCTTCAGAGTTCTATAAGGACGGTGTTTACGATTACAGAAAGTTCCAGACTCCGGATTCAGCACAGTTCAGCAGCGCAGAACAGGCTTCTTATCTTGAAGAATTGGTTAACAAATATCCAATTATCTCCATCGAAGACGGTATGCAGGAAAACGACTGGGATGGCTGGAAACTTTTAACAGAAAAAATCGGCGACAGAGTTCAGCTGGTAGGTGATGACCTTTTTGTGACCAATGTTGAAAGACTTTCTAAAGGCATCCATGAAGGTATCGCCAACTCAATTTTGGTAAAAGTAAACCAAATTGGGTCTCTTTCTGAAACAATGGCAGCAGTGCAGATGGCTCAGCACAATAAATATACATCGGTAATGTCGCACCGTTCCGGTGAAACTGAAGATTCTACCATTGCTGACCTGGCTGTGGCGATGAACTGTGGACAGATCAAGACCGGTTCTGCTTCCCGTTCAGATAGAATGGCGAAATACAACCAATTGATTAGGATTGAAGAAGCGCTAGGTGAAACCGCAATTTTCCCGGGATTGGACGCATTCAAAGTAAAAAGATAA
- a CDS encoding citrate synthase: MSDNKVILNYDGKAFEYPIVDSTIGDRGIDISKLRDQTGLITLDLGYKNTGATLSEITYLDGDVGELYYRGYPIEQIAEKSNFTEVMYLLLHGELPTQEQFAKFDEGIKKYNYVAEEMKKIIDAFPRSAHPMGVLSSLTSALVAFNPKAVDVTSKEDMDHAAEMLIAKFAHLAAWTYRKTKGLSLNHGDNSLNYVENFYRMTFKMPNQQFEINPVVVDALDKLLILHADHEQNCSTSTVRMVGSAHTGLFASVSAGVSALWGPLHGGANQAVIEMLEMIEADGGDVAKYVAKAKNKEDNFRLMGFGHRVYKNFDPRAKIIKKAADDILDALGIDDKALDIAMQLERVALEDDYFVERKLYPNVDFYSGIIYRALGIPTEMFTVMFALGRLPGWISQWKEMRLKGDPIGRPRQVYQGAQKRDYVAMENR, translated from the coding sequence ATGTCAGATAACAAAGTTATATTGAATTACGACGGTAAGGCATTCGAATATCCTATCGTTGACAGCACTATTGGTGACAGAGGAATTGATATTTCTAAATTAAGAGACCAAACCGGCCTTATTACGCTGGATTTGGGTTATAAAAACACAGGTGCTACCTTAAGCGAAATTACTTATCTGGACGGTGATGTTGGTGAACTTTACTACAGAGGTTACCCTATTGAGCAAATCGCCGAAAAATCCAACTTTACAGAAGTGATGTACCTGTTGCTTCATGGTGAGCTTCCTACACAGGAGCAGTTTGCTAAATTTGACGAGGGAATTAAAAAATACAACTATGTAGCCGAGGAAATGAAGAAAATTATCGACGCCTTCCCGCGTTCTGCCCACCCAATGGGAGTTTTGTCTTCACTGACGTCGGCACTGGTGGCCTTTAATCCAAAGGCGGTAGATGTTACCTCTAAGGAGGATATGGATCACGCTGCGGAAATGCTGATCGCAAAATTCGCACACCTTGCTGCATGGACTTACAGAAAAACTAAAGGTTTATCTCTGAACCACGGAGACAACAGCCTGAACTACGTAGAAAATTTCTACAGAATGACGTTCAAAATGCCAAATCAGCAGTTTGAGATAAATCCGGTTGTTGTAGACGCGTTGGATAAACTGTTGATCCTTCACGCTGATCACGAACAAAACTGTTCTACCTCAACAGTAAGAATGGTTGGCTCTGCACATACTGGGCTTTTTGCTTCTGTTTCTGCAGGTGTTTCAGCGCTTTGGGGTCCACTTCACGGTGGTGCAAACCAGGCCGTAATCGAAATGCTTGAAATGATTGAAGCTGACGGCGGTGATGTTGCAAAATACGTTGCAAAAGCGAAAAATAAAGAAGATAACTTCAGGTTGATGGGCTTCGGCCACAGGGTTTACAAAAATTTCGACCCAAGAGCGAAAATCATCAAAAAGGCGGCAGACGATATTTTAGATGCACTCGGAATTGATGATAAAGCTTTGGATATCGCAATGCAGCTTGAGAGGGTAGCTTTGGAAGACGATTATTTCGTAGAAAGAAAACTTTACCCGAACGTAGATTTCTACTCCGGAATTATCTATAGAGCGCTGGGAATCCCAACAGAAATGTTTACCGTGATGTTTGCACTGGGAAGATTACCGGGATGGATCTCTCAGTGGAAAGAAATGCGCTTGAAGGGCGACCCGATCGGAAGACCAAGACAGGTGTATCAGGGCGCACAGAAAAGAGATTACGTTGCGATGGAAAACAGATAA
- a CDS encoding putative transporter → MIQSLIVMMLAIGTGIFFGRIRIAKVSLGVSAVMFTGLLLGHFGYRMNTEILDFIRDFGLILFVYAIGIQVGPSFFSSFKSEGLKFNILAVSSVLLGGLITFILFKITGLKIEDLVGIMSGSVTNTPGLGAAKSTLEEIKSQFPNKTFDDPAIGYAITYPLGVLGIIVTIIASKTLLKINPEQEMKLFRLAKINSELPVISQKIRVIQPEVVGKTLHQIIEESGKNIVISRLKHSGSEAVFSPTLDMRLQLRDVLMIVGVEKDLEEFTKMVGRPSTDQFIETGSDILTKNFFVTKKSAMHKKLSELDMYNKYDLKVTRVFRAGKEMLARPSLELFYGDKVRIVGTEDSLKQAEEIIGNSEKRLLEPDFLSLFGGLLIGILIGSIPIMIPSLPVPIKLGFAAGPLITALFISRYGGISFIHSYINNGAIYFMKDLGICLFFAAVGIHAGEGFYENFVQNNGWVWMLYGSAITFIPLILMVIIGRFFMKINFLQLSGIMSGSYTDPAALSFSTSYLDSDIPLQSYAQVYPLVTIFRIFVAQLLILLLA, encoded by the coding sequence GTGATACAGTCACTAATTGTGATGATGCTTGCCATCGGCACCGGGATTTTTTTTGGAAGGATAAGAATTGCAAAAGTTTCGCTGGGAGTTTCCGCGGTAATGTTTACAGGGCTTCTTTTGGGGCATTTTGGTTACCGAATGAATACGGAAATTCTGGATTTCATCAGGGATTTTGGGCTGATCCTTTTTGTATATGCGATAGGAATCCAGGTTGGCCCGTCTTTCTTTTCTTCATTTAAAAGCGAAGGCCTGAAGTTTAACATACTTGCGGTTTCGTCCGTTCTCCTGGGTGGTTTAATAACTTTTATTCTGTTTAAAATCACGGGTCTGAAAATTGAAGATTTGGTGGGAATTATGTCCGGATCTGTAACCAATACACCCGGACTGGGTGCCGCCAAAAGCACTCTGGAAGAAATAAAATCACAGTTCCCCAACAAAACTTTTGATGATCCGGCAATAGGCTATGCCATTACTTATCCTCTCGGAGTCCTGGGAATTATCGTAACGATTATTGCATCAAAAACGCTTCTCAAAATAAATCCCGAACAGGAAATGAAACTTTTCCGCCTCGCAAAAATAAACAGCGAGCTGCCGGTAATCAGTCAAAAAATCCGTGTGATACAACCGGAAGTTGTGGGCAAAACACTTCACCAAATTATAGAAGAAAGCGGTAAAAATATCGTCATCTCCCGACTGAAACACAGCGGTTCCGAAGCCGTTTTTTCACCCACTTTAGATATGAGACTACAGTTGCGCGATGTTCTGATGATTGTAGGTGTAGAAAAGGATTTGGAAGAATTTACAAAAATGGTGGGGCGGCCGTCCACAGACCAGTTTATAGAAACCGGAAGCGATATTCTGACTAAAAATTTCTTTGTCACCAAAAAATCAGCCATGCACAAAAAACTTTCGGAACTCGATATGTACAACAAATACGACCTGAAAGTTACCCGTGTATTCCGCGCAGGCAAGGAGATGCTTGCAAGACCTTCGCTGGAACTTTTCTACGGGGATAAAGTTAGAATCGTAGGCACAGAGGACTCCCTGAAGCAGGCTGAAGAGATCATCGGAAATTCCGAGAAAAGACTTTTGGAGCCTGATTTTCTGTCACTTTTTGGCGGTCTTTTGATAGGTATTTTAATCGGTTCCATTCCGATTATGATTCCTTCGTTGCCGGTGCCGATTAAACTTGGTTTTGCAGCCGGCCCGCTGATTACCGCCCTTTTTATCAGCCGTTACGGTGGAATTTCTTTCATCCATTCCTATATCAACAACGGGGCGATTTATTTTATGAAAGATTTGGGAATCTGCCTGTTCTTCGCAGCGGTTGGCATACACGCCGGTGAAGGTTTTTACGAAAATTTCGTGCAAAATAACGGTTGGGTATGGATGCTTTATGGTTCGGCTATTACTTTTATCCCATTGATTTTAATGGTCATTATAGGAAGATTTTTCATGAAGATCAACTTTTTGCAACTTTCCGGAATTATGAGCGGAAGTTATACCGATCCGGCAGCGCTTTCGTTCAGCACCAGCTATCTGGACAGTGATATCCCTCTTCAAAGCTATGCTCAGGTTTATCCACTGGTGACGATTTTCAGGATTTTTGTGGCCCAGCTTCTAATTTTACTATTGGCTTAG